The genome window TGGCGCCCGATCGGCGTGTTCGCCGCGGCCACGGTGGTCAACGTGCTGCTGGCGCTCGGCCTCGCCACCGTGCTGTTCAGCGGCTTCTCCGTCAGCGGATCGGGCTGACCGGCCGCCGGGCGGACGCCGCGGCGGGGCGCCCAGCGCGGGCGCCCCGGACGCCGCCCACCGACCTCCTACCTCCCGGCACCTTCGGGGCGGGTGCGCACCGTGCGGGGCGCGCCCGCCCGTCCCCCATCCGGGGGCGGTCGTGCGACCCGGATGGCCGGGGCGGGCTCGCGCGGTCACCCCGGCCGTGGGTGCTCCGCCGGCGGCCCATCGGCCGCACGGTCCGCCGGCCCGTCGGGACCCTGCGCGGCCGCACCGCGCGAGCCGGGCCTCCGCCGGTCCCGCCGTCCCCGCGATCGGGCGGCCGGTGCCGCCGGCCGGTCGCGCCGGGCTCACCCCCGTACGGCGCCCGGACGGCTGGCCTGCCACCCGGGCGGCCGGGAGAAGCGGCCGTCCCGCCGCGATCGGCGGCCGGTGCTGCGAGCCCGGGCCTATGTGAACGTTTCATGAGATGACTGTGTTTCCGCCGTGTCGCGGCTTTCCGGGGAAATAGGGTGTGGGCCGGACGGCTTCAAGAGCGGATGTGACGGACATGGGTAAGGGGCCACCGGGGATCGATCCCACCGTGCCGAACGCGGCCCGCATCTACGACTACCTCCTCGGGGGCAAGGAGAACTTCGCCGCGGACCGGGAGGCGGCGCGGCGGCTCCTCGAGATCTCGCCCAACCTCAGGGAGGGCTCCCGCGCGAACCGGCGCTTCCTCATCCGCGCGGTGCGCTTCATGGTCGCGAACGGCATCCGGCAGTTCCTCGACATCGGCACGGGCCTGCCCACGCAGGAGAACGTGCACGAGGTGGCGCTGAAGGTGGCGCCCGAATCGCGGATCGCCTACGTCGACAACGACCCGCAGATCAACGCCCACCTCGACCTCACCCGGCCGATCGGGCTCCTCCTCGTCGCCGTGCTGCACTTCATCGTCGACGACGAGGAGGCGGAGCGGATCGTGCGGACCCTGCGCGACCGCCTCGCGCCCGGAAGCCATCTGGCGATCAGCCACGCCACCATCGGGGACCTCGACGAGGAGCAGGAGCGCGAGGGGCGGGCGATCTACGCGCGGAGCTCCACCCGCGGGGCGATCTTCCGCTCGCACGAGCGGGTCCTGCGGTTCTTCGACGGATTCGAGCTGGTCGAGCCGGGCCTGGTGTGGCTCGATGACTGGCGGCCGGAGGAGGGGGTGCCGCGGATCCCCCGGTTCCCCGGGCTCGGTGGGTACGCCGGGGTCGGCATCCTCCGCTGACCGGGGGCGGGGACCGCGAGCACGCCCGCGGTTCCGGCGATCGCCGCCGCCCGGACCGCCCTCGCCCGGGCTGCCGGGTACGGCACGGCGGGCGCGGGATCGCGGCCCGGCGTGGCGGGTGCCATGCCGCCGGACCGCCCGTGGCGGCACGGCCGTACCGCACCCGACACCGGCGGGGCGGGGGATCCGGCCGGCGGGGCGGGGAGCCGGCCCGCACCCCGGGTCCGGGGCCCGGACGACCCCCGGGACCGGGCGGCCGGCCGCCCCGGAATACCAGGCAAGACCATGGTTGACAGGTTTTCCGGCAATACCTACTTTTTAAATCGGAAATACCGCTGATTTCCGGTGGACGTACGCCCTGCGACGCCGTCCCACCGCACCCGAACGCAGGGCGTCTCCCGGCCTCCGGCGCCCGGCCCGGCCGCGCACCGGAGGCCGGGGCACCGCCGCACCGGCGGCCGCACGGAACGACGGACCCGACAGCAGGAGAACCACGGTGAAGCTCATCAGGGGATCGCTGCCCCTCGTCCTCCTCGCCGTGCTCACCGCGTGCGGCGCGCAGACGCCGGCCGCCTCGCCCGGGACCTCCCTGACGTGGGCGATCGAGACCGAGCCGATCACGTTCAACCCGCACCAGTGGTCGCAGAACAAGGCCCGGCTGCTGGTGTTCAACCAGTTCGACGCGCTCGTGGCGCGCGACGCGAACGGGGAGTTCATCCCCTGGCTCGCCAAGTCGTGGCGGGTCTCACCCGACGGCAAGACCTACACCTTCGAGCTGCGGGACGACGTGACCTTCCACGACGGAGAGCGGTTCGACGCCGCCGCGGTCAAGGCCAACCTCGACAAGCTCCGCGAACCCGGTTACAACCCCACGGTCGCATCCATCCAGCTCCGGTGGCTGGACAGGGTCGAGGTGGTCTCGCCCACCACGGTGAAGATCACCCTGAAGCGGCCGGACGGGCTCTTCCTCGACTTCCTCGCCTCGCCGTACGCGGCGCAGGTGTCCCCCAGATCGCTGCGGACGGCGAAGGACCTGAAGGCCGGCGGCCCCGACGTGGTCGGCACCGGGCCGTTCATCCTCGACCGCCACGTCCGCGGCCAGGAGGTGCGGTACCGGCGCAACCCCGCGTACCGCTGGGCCCCGGCGAGCGCGGCCCACCAGGGGCCCGCCCACCTGGCGGAGATCACCTACCGGTTCCTCCCCGAGGGCGCGGTCCGCGTCGGCGCGCTCACCTCCGGCCAGGTCCAGGTCATCGAGGGCGTCCCGGCGACCGACATCGCCTCGATCGAGAACGACCCCGAGCTCACCCTGCAGACCGCGCTCAACTCCGGCAGCGCGTTCTCCTACTACTTCAACACCTCCCGCCCCCCGTTCGACGACAAGCGGGTACGGCAGGCCTTCCGCGAGGCGGTCGACCTCGACGCCGTGCTCGAGTCGGTCTACCGGGGCACCGCCACCCGGGCGTGGAGCATCGTGGCCCGGTCGAGCCCGTTCTACGACCCCTCCCTGGAGGGCGCCTTCGGCGGAGACGCCGCCAAGGCCAACGCCCTGCTCGACGCGGCCGGGTGGACCGGGCGGGACGCCGAAGGCTACCGCGTGAAGGACGGCGAACGGCTCACCGTCCGGCTGGTCCAGTCGGCGCCGTACGTCCGGGACCGCCGCGACGTCCTCGCCCAGGCGATCCAGGCCCAGGTCAAGCAGCGCGCCGGCATCGACCTGCAGATCCGGCTCGTCGACCAGGGCACCGCCCAGGAGGCGTTCGACCGCAACGAGTACGAGCTCTTCGAGAACTCCCGCGGCGACACCGACGCCGGCGCCGCGCTCAACCTGATCCTCCCCAAGGGCGCGGCGATCAACCGCCACCACTTCACCGACCCGAAGATCGACGAGTGGCTGGCGCAGGCCTCGGCGAGCTCCGATCCCGAAGTCCGCAAGAGGCTCTACGCCAAGGTCCAGCGGGCCGTCGTCCTCGACGAGGCCATCGTCTTCCCGCTGTACGTCCCGTCCGACCAGATCGCCGCGCACAAGAGCGTGCAGGGCCTCGGTTTCGACCCGGTGTCGGGCACCCCGCAGAGCGCCTACGACGTACGGATCGGCACATGAGACCGCGACCGCCCGCGTGGCTCGCCCCGGTGGCCCGGCGGCTCGGCACGGGCGTCGCCGTGCTGTGGACCGCGGCGACCGCCTCCTACCTCGCGCTGTGGGCCGCCCCCGGGGACACGATCGACATCCTCATCGGCGACGGACCGGACACCCCGGAGATCCGCGCGCAGATCATCAAGGAGTGGGGGCTCGACCGGCCGGAGATCGTGCAGTACCTGAGCTACCTCGGCCGGCTGCTCCAGGGCGACCTCGGCCGCTCGTACCTCCTGCAGCGCGGGGTGGGGGAGATCCTCGCCGAGCAGGTGTGGCCGACCGTGCGGCTGACCGCGGCGGCCTCGGCGATCGGAGTGGCGCTCGCCCTGGTCCTCGCCGTGGCCACGGCCGGGCGGGCCGCCTGGGCGCGCCGGCTCGTCTCGGCCGCCGAGCTGGTCTCGGTCTCCGTGCCGCCGTTCGTGATCGGCATCGTGCTGCTGTTCGTCTTCTCGTTCACCCTCGGCTGGTTCCCGGTCACCGGCGCCGAGGACCCGGCCGCGCTGGTCCTGCCCGCGACCGCGCTCGGCCTCTCGATCGCCGGGGTGCTCGGCCAGGTGCTCCGCGAAGGGCTGGAGCGCGCGCTCGAGCAGCCGTTCGCGGTCAGCGCGCGGGCGCGCGGGATCACCGAGCGGGCCCTGGTCGCCCGGCACGCGCTCCGCCACGCGCTCCTCCCGGCGGTCACCCTCGCCGGGTGGTTCACCGGAGCGCTGCTCGGCGGGGCGGTGGTCACCGAGACGCTCTTCGGCCGCCCCGGCCTCGGCCGGGTGACGCTGGACGCCGTGGCCGGCAAGGACATGCCGGTGGTCATGGCCGTGGTCATCCTCTCCGCGCTCGTCTACGTGACGATCAGCACCCTGCTCGACCTCGCCTACCGGCTCATCGACCCGCGCCTGAGGAGCGGATGATGGCGACCGCCGCACTGCCGTCCGCCCGGCCCCGCCCGCGGCCCGGGCTCATCCTCGCCGCCCTCGTGCTCGCCGTGCTCGGTGTCGCCGTCGCCCTGCCCGGCGTGATCACCGATGCCGACCCGCTCGCCGGCGACCCGGCGCTCGCCCTCGCCCCGCCCGGCCCCGAGCACCCGTTCGGCACCGACCATCTCGGCCGGGACGTCCTCGCCCGGGTCGTCCACGGGGCGCGCCACTCGCTCAGCATCGGGCTGTTCGCCACCTCGGCCGCGGTCGCCGCCGGCGTGCTGCTCGGGCTCGCCGCCGGGCTGGCGCACCGGTGGATCGACGAGGCGCTCGCCCGCCTGTTCGACGTGCTCTCCACCTTCCCCGAGCTGCTGCTCGCCCTGCTCGTCATCGCGATCACCGGCCCCGGCACCTGGAACGTCATCCTCGCCATCGGGATCGCGCAGATCCCCACCTACGCCCGGGTGGTCCGGGCCCAGACGTTCGTGGTCCGCCGGGCCGGATACGTCGAGCAGGCGGTGATCTTCGGCCACTCCCGGGCCCGGATCATCGCCCGGCACGTGCTGCCCAACGCGCTCGGCCCGATCCCGGTGCTCGCCACCATCGGGCTCGGCCAGGGGGTCATCGCCGCGTCCGGGCTGAGCTTCCTCGGGATGGGCCCGCAGCCGCCGGCGCCCGAGTGGGGGGCGATGCTCTCCGAGGCCCGCGACTACCTGCGGGTCGCCTGGTGGGAGGCGCTGTTCCCCGCCATCGCCATCACCCTGGCCGTCGTGTGCCTGACCGCCGTCGGGCGGTATCTGCAGCGTCGCTTCGAGGGGAGGACGCCATGACCGAGCTCGCCGTCACCCGCGTCACCGGCAGCACCGCCCACAACCCGCTGGTGGCCGTCGAGGACCTGCGCGTCTCCTTCCCCCGCGCCGGGGTCGAGGCCGTGCGCGGGGTCTCGCTCACCATCGCCCCCGGGGAGTGCGTCGCCCTGGTCGGGGAGTCGGGCTCCGGCAAGAGCGTCACGGCCCGCTCGCTGCTCGGCCTGGCCGGGCCGGGGGCCGTGGTCCGGGCGGCCAGGTTCGAGATCGGCGGCCGCGACGCCCGCGCGTTCACCGCCCGCGACTGGCGGCGGCTGCGCGGCCGGTTCGCCGGGCTGGTGCTGCAGGACGCGCTCGTCTCCCTCGACCCGCTGCGCACGGTCGGCGCGGAGATCGCCGAGGTGCTCGCCACCCACCGCGTCGTCCCGCGGGCGGAGCGCGCCGCCCGGATCCGCCGGCTGCTCGGCGAGGTGGGCGTGCCCGAGCCCGGGCTGCGGATGCGGCAGTACCCGCACCAGCTCTCCGGCGGGCTGCGGCAGCGCGCGCTGATCGCGTCGGCGATCGCCGGGGAGCCCGACCTGATCATCGCCGACGAGCCCACCACCGCGCTCGACGTGACCGTGCAGGCGCAGATCCTCCGGCTGCTCGCCGCGCGGAAGGCGGCGGGGACCGCGCTGCTGGTGATCAGCCACGACCTCGCCGCGGTCGCCTCGATCGCCGACCGGATCCTGGTGATGCGGGACGGGACGATCGTCGAGGAGGGGACCGCCGCCCGGGTGCTGTCCGCGCCCGGGCACCCGTACACCCGCGCCCTGCTCGCCGCCGTGCCCTCCGGGGTGTCCCGCGGCACCCGCCTCACCGCCCCCGGGCACCCGCTCCCGCCCAGGTCGCCCGACCGGTCGGCACCGGTGCTGACCGCGTCCGGCCTCTCCTTCGCGTACGGCTCGCGCACCGCGGTGGACGGGGTGTCGTTCACCCTGCACCGGGGGGAGACCCTCGGCATCGTCGGCGAGTCCGGGTCGGGGAAGACGACGCTCGCCCGGCTCGTCCTCGGCCTGCTCACCCCGCGCGCGGGCGAGGTGCGGCTGCACGGCCGCCCGTGGAGCGGCGTCCCCGAGCGCGAGCGGCGCCCCCGGCGGCGGGCCATCCAGCTCATCGCGCAGAACCCGCTGGAGTCGTTCGACCCCCGCCACACCGTGGCCCGGCTGCTCGCCGACCCGCTCGCCCGGCTGCCGCGCGCCGAGCGCCGGGCCCGCGTGCTGGAGCTCGCCGACATGGTCGCCCTGCCCCGGGACGTGCTCGACCGGCGGCCGCGCGAGCTGTCCGGGGGCGAGCGCCAGCGGGTCGCGATCGCCCGCGCGCTCGCCGGCGACCCCGACGTGCTCGTCTGCGACGAGCCCGTCTCCGCGCTGGACGTGTCGATCCAGGCCCAGGTGCTCGACCTGCTCGCCGAGCTTCAGGCGGCCCGCGGCACCGCCCTGCTGTTCATCTCCCACGACCTGGGCGTGGTCCACCACCTCAGCGACCGCGTGCTCGTCATGAGGGACGGCCGGGTCGTGGAGGAGGCCGACGCCGATGAGATCTTCTTCCGCCCGCGCCACCCGTACACCCGGGAGCTGCTCGCCGCGGTGCCGCGGCTCGGCGCCGCGGTGGGGCAGGGGTGACCCGCCCGGCCGTCCCCCGTCCGGCGCGGCCGAGCGGCCGCCGGGGCGCTGAGCCGTACGGCACGGCGACGCCGGCTCGGGGGAGCCGGGCCGCTCAGCAGCCCGGGTACGCGTCCCAGGG of Thermobispora bispora DSM 43833 contains these proteins:
- a CDS encoding SAM-dependent methyltransferase, producing the protein MGKGPPGIDPTVPNAARIYDYLLGGKENFAADREAARRLLEISPNLREGSRANRRFLIRAVRFMVANGIRQFLDIGTGLPTQENVHEVALKVAPESRIAYVDNDPQINAHLDLTRPIGLLLVAVLHFIVDDEEAERIVRTLRDRLAPGSHLAISHATIGDLDEEQEREGRAIYARSSTRGAIFRSHERVLRFFDGFELVEPGLVWLDDWRPEEGVPRIPRFPGLGGYAGVGILR
- a CDS encoding ABC transporter substrate-binding protein translates to MKLIRGSLPLVLLAVLTACGAQTPAASPGTSLTWAIETEPITFNPHQWSQNKARLLVFNQFDALVARDANGEFIPWLAKSWRVSPDGKTYTFELRDDVTFHDGERFDAAAVKANLDKLREPGYNPTVASIQLRWLDRVEVVSPTTVKITLKRPDGLFLDFLASPYAAQVSPRSLRTAKDLKAGGPDVVGTGPFILDRHVRGQEVRYRRNPAYRWAPASAAHQGPAHLAEITYRFLPEGAVRVGALTSGQVQVIEGVPATDIASIENDPELTLQTALNSGSAFSYYFNTSRPPFDDKRVRQAFREAVDLDAVLESVYRGTATRAWSIVARSSPFYDPSLEGAFGGDAAKANALLDAAGWTGRDAEGYRVKDGERLTVRLVQSAPYVRDRRDVLAQAIQAQVKQRAGIDLQIRLVDQGTAQEAFDRNEYELFENSRGDTDAGAALNLILPKGAAINRHHFTDPKIDEWLAQASASSDPEVRKRLYAKVQRAVVLDEAIVFPLYVPSDQIAAHKSVQGLGFDPVSGTPQSAYDVRIGT
- a CDS encoding ABC transporter permease encodes the protein MRPRPPAWLAPVARRLGTGVAVLWTAATASYLALWAAPGDTIDILIGDGPDTPEIRAQIIKEWGLDRPEIVQYLSYLGRLLQGDLGRSYLLQRGVGEILAEQVWPTVRLTAAASAIGVALALVLAVATAGRAAWARRLVSAAELVSVSVPPFVIGIVLLFVFSFTLGWFPVTGAEDPAALVLPATALGLSIAGVLGQVLREGLERALEQPFAVSARARGITERALVARHALRHALLPAVTLAGWFTGALLGGAVVTETLFGRPGLGRVTLDAVAGKDMPVVMAVVILSALVYVTISTLLDLAYRLIDPRLRSG
- a CDS encoding ABC transporter permease, coding for MATAALPSARPRPRPGLILAALVLAVLGVAVALPGVITDADPLAGDPALALAPPGPEHPFGTDHLGRDVLARVVHGARHSLSIGLFATSAAVAAGVLLGLAAGLAHRWIDEALARLFDVLSTFPELLLALLVIAITGPGTWNVILAIGIAQIPTYARVVRAQTFVVRRAGYVEQAVIFGHSRARIIARHVLPNALGPIPVLATIGLGQGVIAASGLSFLGMGPQPPAPEWGAMLSEARDYLRVAWWEALFPAIAITLAVVCLTAVGRYLQRRFEGRTP
- a CDS encoding dipeptide ABC transporter ATP-binding protein, with amino-acid sequence MTELAVTRVTGSTAHNPLVAVEDLRVSFPRAGVEAVRGVSLTIAPGECVALVGESGSGKSVTARSLLGLAGPGAVVRAARFEIGGRDARAFTARDWRRLRGRFAGLVLQDALVSLDPLRTVGAEIAEVLATHRVVPRAERAARIRRLLGEVGVPEPGLRMRQYPHQLSGGLRQRALIASAIAGEPDLIIADEPTTALDVTVQAQILRLLAARKAAGTALLVISHDLAAVASIADRILVMRDGTIVEEGTAARVLSAPGHPYTRALLAAVPSGVSRGTRLTAPGHPLPPRSPDRSAPVLTASGLSFAYGSRTAVDGVSFTLHRGETLGIVGESGSGKTTLARLVLGLLTPRAGEVRLHGRPWSGVPERERRPRRRAIQLIAQNPLESFDPRHTVARLLADPLARLPRAERRARVLELADMVALPRDVLDRRPRELSGGERQRVAIARALAGDPDVLVCDEPVSALDVSIQAQVLDLLAELQAARGTALLFISHDLGVVHHLSDRVLVMRDGRVVEEADADEIFFRPRHPYTRELLAAVPRLGAAVGQG